Genomic DNA from Oncorhynchus mykiss isolate Arlee chromosome 2, USDA_OmykA_1.1, whole genome shotgun sequence:
AGACCTGCAGTCTTGAGGAAGGCAACAGACTCTAAACCTATTATCACAACAGATATGCCAAGTGTCTATTAATTACAACAATTGCGTGCAGActgacacactccaacacatgtCTGAGCTTTTCCACTGACCCACTACAAGCACAAGTACAAGCATGGGCCATAAGTAggaccaggagtttttcctgactaTGTGACTTAACAAGAAAACAACCCCAGGACCTAGTAAATGTAACAAGTTGGGGAAGGTGAACTACCAAAGTCTGCCAAACTCACCAGTAGGCAACACTCAGTGCTGCAGTGGTTTGGAAAGCAAATATAAACATAAACTGGAGGGAGAAAGTAAAAACAACTATATACAATGACAACAACTCTGTAGAAACTGGGCCTGGTCTTCATGTGACACAAAAACATAGGTACTGGTAAACACATGTATGCAGTGGAACAAATTCATCATCATGCAATGCACACAATTGTCAACACCGTTACCAACAAAAACTGACTAATAGCATTCCCTTACCAAACATTGTATCAATAATTACTGATATAATTGCTAAAACTGTTCCTTAATTTGAGGTGGGCAATGAAACCGCAACAATACCTGTACTTTGGGCAGGATGGAGATGATGACGCTGAAGATGAGGTTGAGGCTGATGAAGACCTTGTGCTTGGTGCAGTCTTTAGGCTGGGTGTAGTAGATGTAGAACAGCACCACAGAGGTGAAGGCCAGTGTGTAGTGGAGGAAGGTGAACAACAACAGACCTGAGGGAGAGAGCGGCAACATGGAGAGGGTCGGCAAAACCCGTCATGTATGACAAACACCCCCATACTCTTCAGATGCATATTCTCGTTCTATGTTTTCTTTAGAACAGTGATCTTCAATCCTGATCCTAGTGAGCCAcaaggtgtgcaggcttttgttcctgtCCATTACTACTAACACCACATTCAATGTATCAAGGGTTGGTCGATTGGCTAGTTAAATCAGATATTGGTATATGGCTGGAACAAATGTATGCACCCCCTATGGGTCTCCAGGAGCAGAATTGAAGAACCCTGCAGCTCTAGAAGAATAAACACAGTCATGGTAGTAAAACGTTTTGAGCAGAATTAAGGtaccacagttgaagtcggacatgTACATA
This window encodes:
- the LOC118940359 gene encoding serine incorporator 3-like; amino-acid sequence: MHGIRQEACPTMLYTGLLLFTFLHYTLAFTSVVLFYIYYTQPKDCTKHKVFISLNLIFSVIISILPKVQTVSVTPAC